Proteins encoded by one window of Chryseobacterium sp. POL2:
- a CDS encoding AAA family ATPase, whose protein sequence is MQLPEKAIESRYDYNKIIPWFRKKASKFIGKEYVISESEKGIIFALIAWMLKDDLVAKEMNFDLNKGILLSGPIGCGKTTLFKILRYCNFPAAKYGIVSTRHIVSEFMREGYEILEKYSNGIPYNNQQKPRYLCFDDLGTETSSKYFGNDCNVMAEILLTRYDLFKEKDLITHLTTNLSAGEIESQYGNRLRSRMREMFNLFGYEESSDDKRK, encoded by the coding sequence ATGCAACTACCGGAAAAAGCTATCGAGAGCCGTTATGATTATAACAAAATCATTCCTTGGTTCCGAAAGAAAGCATCAAAATTTATCGGCAAAGAATATGTTATTTCAGAATCCGAAAAAGGAATTATTTTCGCCTTGATTGCCTGGATGTTGAAAGATGATTTGGTAGCAAAAGAAATGAACTTTGACCTCAACAAAGGAATTTTATTATCTGGTCCTATCGGATGCGGAAAAACAACACTATTCAAAATCTTGAGATACTGCAATTTCCCTGCAGCAAAATACGGGATTGTATCAACCCGTCATATTGTTTCAGAATTTATGCGGGAAGGCTACGAAATATTAGAAAAATACTCAAACGGAATTCCGTATAATAATCAGCAAAAACCAAGATATCTTTGCTTTGACGATTTAGGAACAGAAACCTCATCCAAATATTTCGGCAACGACTGTAACGTTATGGCAGAGATTCTTTTAACTCGCTACGATTTATTCAAAGAAAAAGACTTGATAACACACCTTACAACAAACTTGTCTGCGGGAGAGATAGAATCCCAATACGGCAATCGTTTGCGTTCAAGAATGCGTGAAATGTTTAATTTGTTTGGGTATGAAGAATCTTCAGATGATAAAAGAAAAT